The following nucleotide sequence is from Peribacillus sp. ACCC06369.
AAAAAAATATCTGATAAGTGCGCATTTTATCAGGTTCCTTTAAAAAGAGTCGAAAGCAGGTCTATGCTCGGCCATGCGATAGGTAAGGATGCTAGAGTTGCCGTCGCAGTTCTGGATGAAGGTTTTGCACAAAAACTCCGAACGCTGCTCGATTAAATTTTACGGGGGTGAACGTA
It contains:
- a CDS encoding YlxQ family RNA-binding protein, whose amino-acid sequence is MTQQQQWMSLLGLANRARKLISGEELVVKEIRSGNAKVVILSADASKNTEKKISDKCAFYQVPLKRVESRSMLGHAIGKDARVAVAVLDEGFAQKLRTLLD